The nucleotide sequence CTTTAAGTACCTTTACTCCTGTAATGGGAGCGGGTGAATTTACAGATTCCGAGAAAATTCAATTATATAAAGCCGGCGTACAAGACCATTTTACAAAATCTGTTCGTTTTTCTGTGTTATATGCCTTGATTGAAAATCGGTTGAATTTCCGCAAGCTGCTAAAGTCACAGATTATGGTGGACGAATTAACCAATGCATATAATCGGACATTTTTACATGATATGTGGAGTCATCACACAGACCTCTATGAAAGTAAAAACCAGCCTTTTACGATTGCATTGTTAGATTTAGACAACTTTAAAGAAGTAAACGATAAGCACGGACACAATTTTGGGGATGTAGTCCTCAAAGAGTTTTCCAATCTGATACTGGATGAAAAAAGAAATCAAGATTATTTCATACGTTATGGTGGGGAAGAGTTTATCTTATTCCTTCCGGGAACCACAGAAGAACAAGGTGCTAAGTTAGTGAATGACTTACTAGATAAATTTAAAAAACTTCCTTTTACCAATGACAAGAATGAAACCTTGTATATTAGCTTTACCGCGGGCGTATCAGAATACAGTTCTCAGGATCGTGTGTTGGAGGACTTAGTTAAGAAAAGCGATGACGCTTTATACCATGGAAAAGAGTCAGGGAAAGGACAAGTACAAATCTATCATTCAAATATAAACCTACGTTCGTTTAAGGAAGACCATAAGGTTTTAAAAATTGGGATCGTGGATGATGACCGAATTATTCAACGGATGCTAAGTGATCAACTATCTCGCATGGCTTTGGCGGATTACCATGTCGAAGTAAAAACGTTTCGAGAAGGAGAAACCTTTATTGAGTCGGATTGGTATAAGCATCCAGGCAAATATGTCATTTTATTGGATGGAATTATGCCAAG is from Radiobacillus kanasensis and encodes:
- a CDS encoding diguanylate cyclase, with product MKKYQDMFVHKYRSILDTWEEKETVNNQDIYRFLHSIKGTASSIGFENLTELAIKLLERIDTEAEHDWKEQDWRTFVQPIALLLNADIKEEKQELKTLKGSQYAILIIDDDMEVVNKWREQFEEKGIMVLIAMDVKRAIKIFYDMQPEMIIIGLKFTNIIRLMDNISKVALSTFTPVMGAGEFTDSEKIQLYKAGVQDHFTKSVRFSVLYALIENRLNFRKLLKSQIMVDELTNAYNRTFLHDMWSHHTDLYESKNQPFTIALLDLDNFKEVNDKHGHNFGDVVLKEFSNLILDEKRNQDYFIRYGGEEFILFLPGTTEEQGAKLVNDLLDKFKKLPFTNDKNETLYISFTAGVSEYSSQDRVLEDLVKKSDDALYHGKESGKGQVQIYHSNINLRSFKEDHKVLKIGIVDDDRIIQRMLSDQLSRMALADYHVEVKTFREGETFIESDWYKHPGKYVILLDGIMPRMDGIEVLRKLRSSRNDQNMAIIMLTGRQKDSDIVQALELGADDYITKPFSLKQLEARIRRIVNRMF